The Plasmodium falciparum 3D7 genome assembly, chromosome: 3 nucleotide sequence aaaaaaatatataagttattaatgtatatgtaaaatatttcataggaatttatttaattatattcatatgagagaaaaacatattaataatattttatttttattattattattattattattattattattattagtagtagtagtagtagtatttttttatgagtATAAGAATATACATACGACTaattaaaaacaatatatatatatatatattatatatatattatatatataatatatatatatatatattatatatatattatatatataatatatatattataatacattatgTTTACATATGGTATAGTATTTCAAATATaccaaatttttatataatatataaaaaatatattatttatttttatttttttatttttattcttattttgaTATTGACGTATATACGTTGCTCAATCCTTTTCGAaacttaattttttaattatttaacgtattaaatatatatatatatatatatatatatatatatattttttaaaatataaaaaaaatatattaacatttttGTAAAGCTTCTTTTATAAATTGTTTTACTTTAAAAGTCcccatttcttttttctaattCCATCATAAATTGtaggatatatattatattttaatattaaattttttgtttaaataatttaaaaaaaaagaaaaagaaaaaaatggcAAATACGTATGATGAATTATATGTACCTTTAAGTTATTATATTCTACAAAATGAGGGAGGAAATACCAGTAAAATAGATCAAGCTAATACTAAGAAACCCAAAAAGAAGGAAGTTattaataagtatatataaaataatgaaaagaaaataatatatagttataagtatatagatatatacatatatacatatatatatgtttatatatatatatatatttatatatacttatatccATTTGTATTAAcctgtttatatatttcttttaatattgtaGGTCATCCCTAATTATTGATATAAAACCCTATGGTGAAAATACAGATCTTGATGAGGTGTTAAAacttgtaaaaaatataacaatggAAGGATTAACTTGGGGAAAAGCTCATAAGAAAACACCCTTCGCCTTTGGACTTTTCAAATTACAAGTATATAAGAATATGAAACGATACATtacatctatatatatatatatatatatatatgtatatatgttgttcgtatgatttttatttattgttaatatatttctgACATACAATTTTATcattcaattttatttttttttttttttcttccttttagGTATCTTGTGTTATAGTAGACGATTTAGTTAATACAGATGAACTTATAGAAACGATTGAAAACCTTGGATTGGATAATGAACAgttacaaaagaaaaaacaaatggatgatgatgaagaaaattacgatgaagatgatgaaatTGGAGGATTAGTTCAATCTGCTGAAATcatatcttttaataaattgtaaatatatgtatatatttttttttttcccttacaaatatatatatatatatatatatatatatatataagtggATTTAGTAGAatgcatattatatatataatatgtattggggaatttaattttataaattattaagaagaaaatgttttttattttattacatatttaatttatttttttatttcattgtatttaaaaaaaacattgaAACATGGtaattacataaatatatatatatatataatattttatatagtgCATTtgcacattatatataaaaatgaaataaaccTCAAGGTtgttaaattttatttcacgttatatattttatacataagtacaaaataaaatatatttataattaaaatatatatatatatataaaagaataaggAAGAACAAAAATGTGTTGAATATTATGGATTTtagaaattttaaaaaaatcataattttatgtttttcctttttttcttcatggctttattttttaattggcCTATAAAAAATGAGGGGAAAtactttaaatatatatatattatataaatgttttaatattataaaaaaaaaaaaatgtggaaaaaagaattttttacatatatatatatagaatatatatatatatatatatatatatatatatatatatatatatatatgtatatatatatataataaataaaaaatggaaataaaaaatatttaaatttgcccttaacttttatatattttttcacatTTCAGTGTACattttaatcatatatatatatatatatatatatatatatatatatatatatataataaataaaaaatggaaataaaaaatatttaaatttgcccttttatatattttttcacatTTCAGTGTACattttaatcatatatatatatatatatatatatatttatttatttatttatttataaataatattaatattatataataatgttctcatatatacattttataattcatcccaatttaatatttttttccccaTAAATTgtcaataattttaataaataaataaattatacatttatttttcagcttaaaatattatatatatatatatatatatatatgtattatatataaggggaaaattaattattttttttttgttttgttttttttcataatagaAAGTAAAGAAGGTTCCATGATGTTgttcttcatatatatacatattacgttctttataataattcatataatttttttcttgttagaatattttaaatactagagttttttatttatttaacacaaaattaatttttattttttggtaCATTTTATATTGCTTTTCTATtttctacatatataaaaaaatacatctatatgtaaatatgaaTGCCTTATAAACAATAATTTATACTTTGATTAATTAAATGTTATAGTATggtttaatttatatataatattataaatattgtatatatattatatatatataatatatatatatatatataatttttttttttttttttttttttttttttttttccgtCGCCGGAATAGATTATTCTAATATCTAACATTTTtgatgttttattttatttaattttttttttatatttaatttttttttggtgttttataatttattattatagaaaaagatcaggattatatttttataataattacctaatagtaaaaaaagaattatataaataaaatatatataatattattatatatatatatatatatatattgatttatttatttatataataataacctgataatgtaatttatattatatatagataaatacatttatatattgtaacatctctatataatattataataaccgatatgtaaaatatttaatttttcatgtttggtttttattttatattatggtAAGCTTAGGACTAATTTATCATTCTTATctatttttgattttttttttttccctgtTTTTTTGGATTtctttaaaaagaaaataaaaaaaaaaaaaaaaaatagaatcaATTGAAAATAAATTAGAATGAAGATCCGTAAGCTCTAcggtttattaaaaaaaatttattatgaaaaacGAAAAGATTTcttcctttattttttctttttgttaattccgtttttgttaatatcattccatttatttttaagaaatatcAGTGACAAATGTAAGTTtcgtaaaataaaaacatgtggatatattacatatatatatatatataaatatatttataaatatatatttatatttatttatatgattatttgttttacatgtaattatatatatcctgTTCATTTACACgtcttctatatatatatatatctttatttatttatttatttattttttttttttataatttttattgttgTGGAATGATATTGTcaattattttgttaatataattacttatacatttttataagttTTATATGATAccctatttttttatatatatttatttttatagattccttagaaatatataatacatccTCGCcaaatgataaaattaatt carries:
- a CDS encoding elongation factor 1-delta, putative, with protein sequence MANTYDELYVPLSYYILQNEGGNTSKIDQANTKKPKKKEVINKSSLIIDIKPYGENTDLDEVLKLVKNITMEGLTWGKAHKKTPFAFGLFKLQVSCVIVDDLVNTDELIETIENLGLDNEQLQKKKQMDDDEENYDEDDEIGGLVQSAEIISFNKL